GATGTACACCAAGAAACGTCCCAACGATGATTGCTATGTGGTATTGGTCACAGACGGAAATGCCAACCTTCCGTTGGATCCGGACGATAAGGAAACTGATCCCCTCAAGCAGGCCCTCGAGATGGCCGAGAAAGTCAACCTCCCCACGGTAAAATGGATCGTCATCGATACTGAAAAACGCGAGGATGTGGAGCATAACGCAGTGAAATTCGCAAATGCCCTTCATGCAAAGTACTACACTCTGGACGATCTCCGCATAGAGACCTATGAGGAAATCAATCTGGTGCGTACCGCTAACGCGAAAATCATATGAACAGGATCGGGGCGTCCTTCTCGGACGCCCCGGTTGAAATCATTTCTCCTCGTCGATATACTCGACAGGCGTCATCTTCAATCCGATGACACCGGCGATGATAAGGGCGAGGCACATGCCCATTCCCCACGAGAACCCTGTGCTCTCCAATCCTAGGATATAGGAGATCACCACCGTGAGGAACACGCCGATACCAATCCACACCGCATACGCGGTCGTGAATGCAACACCCATCCTCATTGGATATTCCAGACAGATCATGCTCAGAACAAGGAACACGATAGTAACGATATCCCATGCGATGTTGGTGAAAGATTCGGTATAGGCAAGACCTACCGACCATCCCAACTGAAGGAAACCTCCGAGGATGATCAGAAGCCAAGCAATCTTCGTATTAGTCTTCCAGCTATCGTCCATCCTATCACCCTGAGATTAACCTCACACCGATTATCCCAACGACGATCATCGCTATGAAAACCAGCTTCCTTGCAGTCAATTTCTCTTTGTACAGGACCCTTCCGATGATGACGATACCGGCTGCGCCGACACCTGCCAATATGGAGTACGAGACTCCGGGACCTATATTCTCTGGATTGGACGGTATGGACAGAAGGTACAGACATAGAAGGACCAGAATAATAGCTGCTGCTCCCCAGCCCTTCTTCTTGAAATTCTCGGATTTATCGAGACAGGTGACCCATATCGGCTCTATGATACTGGCCACTATCAGGATGATCCATGCCCAGATTACATCCATTTTATCAGCCTATTATCGAGCGGGGCAATCCCCCTGGAAGATGTTTATTGGGAGGGGTTTCCCCCTCCGTTGGGCCTTAGCCCTAATGAGTTTCAGACTTCTCTGTAGATCTTTCTGGACTTAATCAGTCCGTAGGCACAGAGTCCGAGGATGAAGACGGTCATGACTACCATTCCGCCGACTCCTCCGAAGATACCGGGCTCCAGGTAATCCACGACTGCTTGCCAAACATCATATGTTGCTTCTGCTGCCATATTCACACCTTCTTGACCTTAACGGTCTTCTTGAGATAATCGAGATAGTCCGATCCGTAGCTAGTGAGAGAATATGTGGTGAGGAGCTTTCCCTTATCCAGGATGCCTTCCTCATCAACAATGGCGCCGTCGTCAGAAATCAGACCGTAGGATGCCATCTCGATGCAGTCGAACTTGATCATTCCTCTTCCGTATGCGCTGTCGTATCCCTTGTACTCCTTGGAGAGTGCGAAACAGATCTCATCGGTCCTCTTGGGGCCGTTCTCAAGGAACTCGAGGATACGGAACTTGACTGGGGTATTCTCCATCATTTCAATTACCGTCCCTTATAGATGCCATTTCTTCAGAGTCTTCGGTTGCCAACAGGTATGCTCCGAACAGACAGATGACCAGTCCGAGGATAGTCGAACCGACGATCATGACCATAGTGTCTTCGGTGTATCCGAGACCTGCTTCAGGTCCGAGGAACATAGCCAGGAATATGACTCCGCATGCTGCGTACAGTGATCCGATTGCCTGACCCCTTGCGAGTCCGATCATCGGGAAAGACTTGTACCACGAAACATAACACCATGCGAAGGAGAATCCGATCATCAGGACCATCAGGAAGGTGGTCGGGTCGAACAGCCATCCGATAGAGTCAAAGATCGGGAATCCGCAGATGAGGATAACAATCATCACACAGGTCCAGAACAGGGCCTCGAATATGAATCTCAGGTGGATACCGATATCAGGCTCAGTGAGATCCAATGCCTTTGCGGCGGCGACTCCCTCGAATCCCCATCCGAAGGCTGCCATGAGTCCTCCGATGATTCCGTAGATCTGAACGGTAGGGTCAGCGATGATACTTCCTGCGTAAAGGGTGATACCTCCGACGATCAGGACAATAACTGCGTAGTATGCCCTCTTAGAGACCTTCTGCTTCAGGTAGAGAACGGACATAGCGGTTCCTACAATCGGGTACAGAAGTCCAGCGACAGCTGCAAAACCGGGACTCAGGAACAGAGCTGCGAGGTAGGTACCGGAAACGGCACATGCTCCGCAGATTCCTGCAATGACGTAGTACTTGGTGACTGACTTGAACTGGACGAATGTCCTCACCAATTCCCTGTTCTTTCCAAGTCCTCCGTTCCAGATGAACAGAAGGACTGCACAAGCGACAGCGTTGATGAATGTCAGGAACAGTGCCTGGAAGACGAGTGCGAGATCGTTTGCCGCTCCTGCGTCCAGCATGTTTTGATAAACATCATCAACCAGAGGAGACTTGTAAATTGCGTAACCAGGTACGTACCATACTCCCCAATACAAGGCACAGAGTATTCCCATCAACAGTCCGATCTTCTTCTTCCTGTCGTGGTCCAAGTGCCTTATTTCATTAACATCCATACATTAACCTCCTAATGTAGTGTGTGGGGTGCCGAAGCACCCCTTGGTAATTGGTTTTTTAATTCACTTCTCGAAAGCGGCGGCGAACTTCGCAGCTGCATCAGAGGCGTTCTCTGTGTACAGGTCTGCTCCGATCTCGTCGGCCCACTGCTGGGTGACGGGTGCTCCACCGACGTTGGTGAGGCACTTGCCCTTCAGTCCGGCCTTTGCCATCTTCTCCTCGAAAGTCTTCTGTCCGACCATGGTCGATGTCATCAGTGCGGATGTTCCGACTGCGACAGCGTTGTTGTCGATACATGCCTGGACGATCGTGTCAAGAGGTACATCCCTTCCGATGTTCTTGACGTTGAATCCAGCGACCTTGAGCATAATTGCGACGATGTCCTTTCCAATGGAGTGGATGTCTCCCTCGATGGAACAGATGACGACTGTTCCAAGTCCGGTTCCGGTTGATCCTCCGAGCTTTGCGATCTCGGGCTCGAGAATCTCCATTGCTGCGTTCATTGTCGCGGCTGCTGCCATGACGTGGGGCAGGTACAGCTTCTTTGCCTCGAAGAGTGCACCGACCTCTGTCATTCCGGCAGAGTATCCGTTCTCGATCAGGTCAACAAGGTCTGCTCCCTCTGCGACTGCCTTCTTGGCGATCTCGGCGGCGCCCTTGTTGTCGTATTTCATAATTGCATTCTTTGCGTCTTCTGCAAGTGTCATTTTTACTATTCCTCCTTCAAATCAAATATGTTTCAATTCACTCTTTTCCCTTAAGGAAGTCATCGTCGGCCTGCTTGACGATTGCTTCCATCTTCTTTGCGATCTCAGGGTCAATGGGTGCAACGACGTGGTTCTTGAGTACATCAACAACGATCTCGTGGGCGACGTCTACACATGCCTTGGATCCCTGTGCTCTCCAGTCTCCGATCATGTCCCTGTTGAACACAGTGGGGTCTGATGCGAGGTCGATGTTTGCCATGGTGGTGGGGTGTCCGATGAAGTCCTTTCCGACTCCGAGCTCCTTGATGACGGGGACTGCCAGGGTCTCGTCGTTGACGACGATTCCCTCGAGTGCCTTCCTCTCCATTGCGATGATGTCGTTGTCGATAACGAGCTGCTCGAGTGAGAAGGTCTGTCCGAGCTCAAGCATTCCGGATCCGTAGATCATGTTGACTCCGGCCATTGCGGGGAGAAGAGAAGTGATGGTCTTCTCGTGGGCTGCCTGGGAGTCAGGGACTTTGGCGTCGGTCTACATACCGGCCGTGAAGACGGGAAGTCCGTAGTACCTACCGAGCTCTCCTACAGCTGCGGAGATGAGAGCGAGCTCGGGTGCTCCGACGGGTGCGGTTCCGTGCTTGAGGTCGAAGATCGTAGTGGAGGATCCGTAGTAGACGGGTGCTCCGGGCTTGACGATCTGAGCGAGGATGATTCCAGAGAGAATCTCTGCATTGTGGGTGACGAGTGTTCCTGCGAGGTGAACGGACGAGGATCCTCCAGCCATTGCCATGGACAGGACGTTGACGGGGATTCCGAACTCTGCTCCCTGCTTGATAACCTGTGCTGCGTTGTGTGACAGCTCGAGAGGTGATGTGGGGCAAACGAGCATGGACATCAGGGGCCTGTCGCGGGCCTTCTCTGCGTCTCCTCCGTAGTATGCCTTGAGCATCTCCCAGTAGTACTTCACATGCTCAGCGACGGGGTCGATGTGGTGGAAGTGCTTGACGGTGTTGGCGATGGAGATGTACATCTCGTGGACATCCTCTGCTCCCTTTCCTGCCCAGTCTCTTGCGGAAACGGGAAGGGAGAAGTAGCTGATTCCATCTGCCCAGTCACAGAGCCTTGCAATCTGAGCAAGGTCCTCGCTGTTGGAGTCACGGGTCTCGTACTTTCCGTCGCCGAGGTAGTTACAAACCTGGATTCCGGTTCCGAAACAGGTGTAGTGGACACGTCCGTTCCATGCCTGCTCGACTGTGTGGTCGTCATCCCTTCCGTAGAGGTAGAATGTCTTGGGGGCGGATGCGAGTGCCTTGTTCAGAAGGAAGTCGGGGATCCTGACCATCTTTGTCTCGTAGTTGACGATACAGCCGGCGTCCTCGAAGATCTTGATACACTCGTCGTCAGAAACCTGCACTCCGTAGTTCCAGAGAACATCCCTTGTTGCAAGGTCGATTGACACGCAGTCATCATGGGTGAACAGGTTCATCTTGATACCGTTCATTCCGATTTTTCCAGGGTACTGGATTTGTTTCATTTGTTTTCCTCCTTTTGGATTAAAGACGTTTCGAAGTCGTTTTTCATCTAGATGAGGACTTGTAAGGGGAATCGCCTTCCGCGACTCCCCTTTTTAGTCGATATCAGCGTTTCTGTGTCTTCTCGCGGAACTTCTCACAGCTGTTGATCTTGATGTCGAGAAGGTTCTCGATGTTCATCTTGGCTGCGATTCCGCGGGGTGCTCCGGGCACTCCGGTGACGATTCCGATTCCGAGCTCCTCACGGAGGTCCCTCATCACGAACTCGTCTGCAAGTTCTACAGCGGTGACACCGAGCTTCTTCGCGACGTACTCTTTAGCATCCTTGATTCTCATGTTCTTTCCGAACTGCATCCTGGCGATGAGATCTCCGGTGGTCCTGATTCCTCCCATTCCCGATGTCAGGAAGTGAGGCAGGTCCATTCCGGCGGGGTCTCCTACTCCGCACTAGATACCGTCGACTCCGGCGATCTCGACCATTGCCTTGCTGGCCCTGGAGACGGCGTCGATCGGGGGTGTCTCGCACATCGGGATTCCTCCGACTCCCATTCCCATGTCCGCGTGGATCGGGATGTTGGATGTCTTGACGGCCTCCTTGATGAATGTGACCGCCCTTGCGATGTTGAATGCGAGTGACTTGCTGGTGTTGGAGTTACAGACTGTTCCGCAGACGTTTGCTCCTGCCTTCTCTGCAAGGTGGACGTACTGGTGGGGGTACATTCCCGCGACGACCTGTCCCTCGAACTCGATCATTCCGTGGATTCCCATGATGGACTCTCCAGCGAAACCGACCTGGATGTATGCCTCGGGGCACTGCTCCCTCAGGATCTTGACTCCGTTGAGTGTTCCGACGCAGTCCGCATCTCCTGCGGAACCGGTTGTGTCGAAGTTGAATCCATCGGATCCGGCTGCCTGGAGCCTTGTTGCAACGTACTCGATATCCCTTGTAACGTGCTGGGATGCGAGCTCGGACTGCTGCATGGACTCCTCGATCTTGAACTCCCTCATGAGGTCTGCGGGGTTTCCGTAGGGTCCGTCAGGGGCATAGTAGAGTCCCTGGTTGGGCATAG
The nucleotide sequence above comes from Methanomassiliicoccales archaeon LGM-RCC1. Encoded proteins:
- a CDS encoding DMT family transporter is translated as MDVNEIRHLDHDRKKKIGLLMGILCALYWGVWYVPGYAIYKSPLVDDVYQNMLDAGAANDLALVFQALFLTFINAVACAVLLFIWNGGLGKNRELVRTFVQFKSVTKYYVIAGICGACAVSGTYLAALFLSPGFAAVAGLLYPIVGTAMSVLYLKQKVSKRAYYAVIVLIVGGITLYAGSIIADPTVQIYGIIGGLMAAFGWGFEGVAAAKALDLTEPDIGIHLRFIFEALFWTCVMIVILICGFPIFDSIGWLFDPTTFLMVLMIGFSFAWCYVSWYKSFPMIGLARGQAIGSLYAACGVIFLAMFLGPEAGLGYTEDTMVMIVGSTILGLVICLFGAYLLATEDSEEMASIRDGN
- a CDS encoding SMR family transporter yields the protein MDDSWKTNTKIAWLLIILGGFLQLGWSVGLAYTESFTNIAWDIVTIVFLVLSMICLEYPMRMGVAFTTAYAVWIGIGVFLTVVISYILGLESTGFSWGMGMCLALIIAGVIGLKMTPVEYIDEEK
- a CDS encoding SMR family transporter — its product is MDVIWAWIILIVASIIEPIWVTCLDKSENFKKKGWGAAAIILVLLCLYLLSIPSNPENIGPGVSYSILAGVGAAGIVIIGRVLYKEKLTARKLVFIAMIVVGIIGVRLISG
- a CDS encoding methyltransferase cognate corrinoid protein; amino-acid sequence: MTLAEDAKNAIMKYDNKGAAEIAKKAVAEGADLVDLIENGYSAGMTEVGALFEAKKLYLPHVMAAAATMNAAMEILEPEIAKLGGSTGTGLGTVVICSIEGDIHSIGKDIVAIMLKVAGFNVKNIGRDVPLDTIVQACIDNNAVAVGTSALMTSTMVGQKTFEEKMAKAGLKGKCLTNVGGAPVTQQWADEIGADLYTENASDAAAKFAAAFEK